A genomic window from Candidatus Ancaeobacter aquaticus includes:
- a CDS encoding carbohydrate binding domain-containing protein, with product MNKTVVSLMVGALMLLVASCGQAGPLVVDNFDTGSKPNKLGADFGSWDKDPNDQTQGCQMSFDSTIKHGDSGYSCRLDYDVESPNPAYNGFWMKLNNLDGRKHKYLVMYVKGDTEKGFTSQFKVELKNKNEVGKYLVTGINDSWQKIKIPIKKFRGLTDFSALTEVIVVFDDINSTERYGALNIDDIYFE from the coding sequence ATGAATAAAACAGTCGTTTCTTTAATGGTAGGGGCATTAATGCTTTTAGTTGCAAGCTGTGGGCAGGCTGGTCCGCTCGTGGTCGACAATTTTGACACTGGTTCAAAGCCTAATAAGCTCGGTGCAGATTTCGGTTCATGGGATAAGGATCCTAACGATCAAACACAGGGATGCCAAATGTCATTTGATTCTACAATCAAACATGGCGATAGCGGTTATTCTTGCAGACTTGACTATGATGTTGAAAGTCCAAACCCTGCATATAATGGTTTTTGGATGAAGCTTAATAATCTTGATGGAAGAAAGCACAAATATTTGGTCATGTATGTAAAAGGTGATACAGAGAAAGGTTTTACTTCACAGTTTAAAGTAGAATTGAAGAATAAGAATGAAGTTGGAAAATACCTGGTAACTGGTATTAACGATTCTTGGCAGAAAATCAAAATTCCTATTAAGAAGTTTAGAGGTCTTACTGACTTTTCTGCGTTAACAGAAGTAATAGTTGTTTTCGATGATATTAACAGTACTGAAAGATATGGTGCTCTCAATATCGATGATATTTATTTCGAATAA
- the rnc gene encoding ribonuclease III: MKCAQYALLEKKIEYVFKDRKCIEQALTHTSYVHELNDSHETSNERMELLGDAVIGMVVTEYLYTYFPDYSEGEMTIIKSRLVRGEYLSKIASEISLGKYISLGRGEEKLGGRHRETILAATYEALVAAIYLDGGLSEARRVIVALMKKDLDMISQSCDYLDSKSRLQKITQAEYGVIPEYTVLKEDGPSHKKEFKVCGTILDKYKAKATGSSKKAAQQAVAALLIKQINNR; encoded by the coding sequence ATGAAATGTGCTCAGTACGCACTTCTTGAAAAAAAGATCGAGTATGTATTCAAAGACAGAAAATGCATAGAACAAGCGTTGACTCATACTTCCTATGTCCACGAGCTCAATGACTCGCATGAAACCTCTAATGAACGTATGGAATTATTGGGTGATGCGGTCATAGGGATGGTGGTAACTGAATATCTCTACACATATTTTCCTGATTATTCCGAGGGTGAAATGACGATTATTAAATCACGACTTGTGAGAGGTGAATATCTATCTAAGATAGCTAGTGAAATATCGTTAGGAAAATACATCTCATTAGGGAGGGGAGAAGAAAAGCTGGGTGGAAGGCATAGGGAGACGATTCTTGCAGCTACCTATGAAGCTCTTGTTGCGGCGATATATTTAGACGGGGGGCTGAGTGAAGCTCGAAGAGTTATAGTAGCCCTTATGAAAAAGGATCTCGATATGATTAGCCAGAGTTGTGATTACCTCGATAGTAAAAGTAGATTGCAGAAAATAACTCAAGCTGAATATGGGGTAATACCTGAATATACGGTACTTAAAGAGGATGGCCCATCACATAAAAAAGAGTTCAAAGTATGCGGAACGATACTTGATAAGTATAAGGCCAAAGCGACAGGAAGCAGTAAAAAGGCGGCCCAGCAGGCAGTTGCTGCGTTACTCATAAAACAGATAAATAATAGATAA
- a CDS encoding YifB family Mg chelatase-like AAA ATPase: MLAKVKSGSYYGVDPYLVEIEVDCSKGLPNTVIVGLPDEAVKESKDRVKSAIINSGFTFPNKRITINLAPADIKKEGVSFDLPIAIGILAASGQIKQDVLHDFLFIGELALDGMIRPVKGVLPILLGLKKWKISKIVVPQGNHCEAAMVPHIETYPIHTLKDVVQFLHGAISLECVKTEIKEHTENDIIYDEDFIDVKGQTHVKRALEIAAAGGHNIILIGPPGSGKTMLARRFRTIIPEMTVDESLEVTNIHSVAGMLKSKRGVVSQRPFRSPHHSVSTGGLIGGGSYPVPGEVSLSHNGVLFLDEFTEFRRDALEALRQPLEDREVNITRIKGTITYPSRFILVCSMNPCPCGHYTDPKNECRCTPYQIQKYVSKISGPLLDRIDIHIDVPPLEYHELAADTQGESSTVIRRRVGIARLKQSDRYKGEAIRSNAYMKSKQMKKYCSIAPEGHVLLKEAEERLGLSARGYDKILKVARTIADLDNCQDIEPYHLAEAIQYRTLDRSVWN; encoded by the coding sequence ATGTTGGCTAAAGTCAAGTCAGGTAGCTATTATGGTGTTGATCCTTATCTTGTAGAAATAGAGGTGGATTGTTCAAAAGGTCTTCCAAATACAGTCATAGTAGGGCTTCCTGATGAAGCAGTTAAAGAAAGCAAAGATAGAGTCAAGTCAGCGATTATAAACTCAGGTTTTACATTTCCAAATAAGCGCATCACGATTAATTTAGCCCCTGCAGATATTAAAAAGGAAGGAGTTTCATTTGATCTTCCGATTGCTATTGGCATTCTCGCTGCATCAGGTCAGATCAAGCAAGATGTTCTGCACGATTTTTTGTTTATAGGTGAACTGGCACTTGATGGGATGATACGTCCGGTTAAGGGAGTTTTACCCATATTGTTGGGGCTGAAAAAATGGAAGATCTCAAAGATTGTTGTTCCTCAGGGGAATCATTGTGAAGCAGCAATGGTCCCTCATATCGAAACATATCCAATACATACCTTAAAAGATGTTGTCCAGTTCCTTCATGGGGCGATATCTCTTGAATGCGTCAAAACAGAAATAAAAGAACATACAGAGAATGATATAATATATGATGAAGATTTTATCGATGTAAAAGGGCAAACGCATGTAAAAAGAGCCCTTGAAATAGCAGCTGCAGGAGGTCACAATATTATATTGATTGGTCCTCCGGGATCAGGAAAGACAATGTTGGCTCGGAGATTTCGTACTATAATTCCTGAAATGACCGTTGATGAATCGCTTGAAGTAACAAATATACACAGTGTCGCAGGTATGTTGAAGTCAAAGAGAGGTGTTGTGAGCCAAAGACCTTTTCGGTCTCCTCATCATTCTGTTTCAACCGGTGGGCTTATCGGCGGCGGTTCATATCCAGTGCCGGGCGAGGTGAGTCTCTCACACAATGGGGTTCTCTTTCTTGATGAGTTTACCGAATTTCGTAGAGATGCACTTGAAGCGTTGCGGCAGCCGCTTGAAGATAGAGAGGTAAATATAACAAGAATAAAAGGGACAATAACATATCCTTCACGATTTATTCTTGTATGCTCGATGAATCCCTGCCCGTGTGGTCACTATACAGACCCAAAAAATGAGTGTAGGTGTACTCCTTACCAAATACAGAAGTATGTATCAAAAATATCAGGTCCGCTTTTAGACCGGATTGATATACATATAGATGTGCCTCCTTTAGAATATCATGAGCTGGCTGCAGATACTCAGGGTGAAAGCTCAACCGTTATTCGGCGTCGTGTAGGGATAGCTCGTCTTAAGCAAAGTGATCGCTATAAGGGAGAGGCAATACGTTCTAACGCCTATATGAAATCTAAGCAGATGAAAAAATATTGCAGTATTGCTCCTGAAGGGCATGTGCTTTTAAAAGAGGCTGAAGAGAGACTTGGGTTAAGCGCCCGCGGCTATGATAAGATTCTTAAGGTTGCTCGTACCATTGCAGATTTGGATAATTGTCAGGATATAGAACCTTATCATCTTGCAGAGGCTATTCAGTATAGAACATTAGATAGAAGTGTCTGGAATTAA
- a CDS encoding dUTPase has product MDKDKLDLMFEMQKELNKRIGVDTDTMTDDQRQQWVLNYCRALSQETAELVDSVPWKWWAKYQDFDKQNARVEVVDLFHFLISLAQVLELSSEDICNTYIKKNKVNHDRQLTGYAVKDEADNKNI; this is encoded by the coding sequence ATGGATAAAGATAAATTAGATCTTATGTTTGAGATGCAAAAAGAGCTGAATAAGCGTATTGGTGTAGATACCGATACGATGACTGATGACCAGAGGCAGCAGTGGGTATTAAATTATTGTCGCGCACTGTCTCAGGAAACAGCAGAGCTGGTTGATAGTGTTCCTTGGAAATGGTGGGCAAAGTATCAGGATTTTGATAAACAAAATGCACGTGTTGAAGTGGTCGATCTCTTTCACTTTTTGATTTCTTTAGCACAGGTTTTGGAGCTATCTTCTGAAGACATTTGTAATACGTATATTAAGAAGAATAAAGTTAATCACGACCGACAGCTGACCGGTTATGCGGTAAAAGACGAAGCTGATAACAAAAATATATAA
- a CDS encoding YraN family protein: MGEINQVSGNVHNKKIGKAGEDIAERYLKKNGYSVREKNFRSHFGEIDIVAEEAGTIVFVEVKTRTSDAYGDGTESITISKIRTITRTAQLYLSAYKCTNRDCRFDVIAIQLVRGEVSELSHIKNAF, encoded by the coding sequence ATGGGTGAAATAAACCAGGTCAGTGGTAATGTGCATAATAAGAAAATAGGTAAAGCTGGAGAAGATATTGCCGAACGATATTTGAAAAAAAATGGATATAGTGTACGCGAAAAGAATTTTAGATCACATTTTGGTGAAATAGATATTGTTGCGGAAGAAGCCGGTACAATCGTATTTGTAGAAGTGAAAACAAGAACATCTGATGCATATGGAGACGGTACAGAATCAATCACGATAAGCAAAATAAGAACAATTACCCGCACTGCCCAGTTGTATTTGAGCGCTTATAAATGTACAAATAGAGATTGTCGTTTTGATGTCATTGCTATACAATTGGTGCGTGGAGAAGTGTCTGAGTTGTCACATATAAAAAATGCTTTTTAA
- a CDS encoding ribonuclease HII, producing MNRIVKKDKLSPSVDMLKFERDACKKGFRCIAGVDEAGRGCLAGPVVASAVVLPQETVFSQNLPFLSEINDSKKLSAKKRDSLYRQMISCDDIQIGIGVVPEGVIDRINIHQASFLAMRKALGNLPEIPELILVDGVFSIPEVTVSQIAIIGGDGVSVSIAAASIVAKVVRDSIMLEYDKKYPQYGFKEHKGYGTRVHNEQLKIYGPSQIHRRSYEPVRKLCGIYNG from the coding sequence GTGAATCGAATAGTGAAAAAAGATAAGCTTTCCCCATCTGTAGATATGCTGAAATTTGAGCGTGATGCATGCAAAAAAGGTTTCAGGTGCATTGCAGGAGTAGATGAAGCAGGAAGAGGATGTCTTGCAGGACCTGTTGTTGCATCTGCTGTAGTCTTGCCGCAAGAGACCGTATTTAGTCAAAACCTCCCATTTTTATCAGAAATAAATGATTCAAAAAAACTTTCCGCAAAGAAAAGAGATTCTCTTTATCGCCAAATGATTTCTTGTGATGATATCCAGATAGGCATCGGTGTTGTTCCTGAAGGTGTTATTGACCGGATCAATATTCATCAAGCATCATTTCTTGCCATGAGAAAGGCTCTCGGCAATCTTCCTGAGATTCCAGAACTGATTTTGGTTGATGGTGTTTTTTCTATTCCTGAAGTTACTGTTTCTCAAATAGCGATTATTGGCGGGGATGGTGTCAGTGTATCAATCGCGGCGGCTTCAATTGTTGCTAAAGTTGTCAGGGATTCGATTATGCTCGAATATGATAAGAAATATCCGCAGTATGGGTTCAAGGAGCATAAAGGGTATGGCACGCGTGTTCATAATGAACAGCTTAAAATCTACGGTCCTTCACAGATACATAGAAGAAGTTATGAGCCCGTAAGAAAACTATGTGGTATATATAATGGGTGA